The following is a genomic window from Plasmodium yoelii strain 17X genome assembly, chromosome: 12.
GGTTCCATACGTGCATAAAAATGATTaggattttttttaaatgcatctatatcaaaatatacaCTACCTTCACTACttacatatgcatatttattttcaattattttttctataaattttattatttcatttacaTATTCGCTAACTCTAGTTATTGATGATGGTAATAGAACATTCAAACTTTTCATATCTTCCCAAAATTCATATTCCCATTTTCTAGCTAATTCAGTAAAATTTACTTTTTCTTCTTCACtcctttttattatcttATCATCAATATCTGTTATATTTATCACCATAAATACATCATACTTAAAATAGTTTGTCAGTATTCTTCTAATTATATCAAAACTCACATATGTCCTTGCATGCCCAAGATGAGCTGCATCATAAACGGTTGGTCCACATGCATACCATTTTATGGTGTTCCCTTCCTAAAGTGGAGAAATGaagaaaatcaaataaacaaaatcaaataaacaaaatggaGTAAACAAAATGGAGTAAACAAAGTGGAATAAACAAAGTGGAATAAACAAAGTGGAATAAACAATGTGGAATAAACAAAGTGGAATAAACAAAGTGGAATAAAACTAAGACATTATTAGGTTGATTAGAGACAGTTCAATGAAATAATACTCCTATGTTGGTTTACTTcgaatttataattttgaaactGTTTATTTAGCTGCAAAGCATGTATAGACTTACTTGTGGAACAAATTCGACTTTGCTATGAGTCAATGAATTATTCACCATCAAATTGgtaattgttttattttccttGGATGGCATAGTCCATTTTGGTAAATTGCTGTTTGCCTCCATATTTGAATGAAATGcctttttaattattatatatttgtctGATTAAAAATGTTGTAAAAAGGGATAAAAGTAATTAATTCACGGATTTCAATTATttgctatatatattttttactacTTTAAAGCGTCTACACACAATgcaattaacaaaatatattatatatatatatatatatatatcatatttacTAAATTTAGAGCTGCACACAGTTTTGCATATAAAATTTGCGgggaaaatatttaattttttaaacgaaaaaaataatgcatCATGTATTTACGAAGATAACATTTCGTAAAAATCAATATAATGACATACACACACTTATATGTAATATGCTATAATATTTACAACATACacatgttttttatttgcatatataatttatgaactgttcataatttttagtattttttttttacttttaataaaattattcttGCAATGCAGGTATTTTGGAATAAATAACATTCccttttttgaaaatttcccttttttattaaacttatttttaagggatatattttttgttgttttatttttcctaTTATAGTaactattaatatttatggAAGAACAAAATAACGTTTTTCTATATATGATCGAAAAAAGTgttaaacataaaaatttaaacaatttcatttaaatcaatagtacatacatataatatattgtaaatatgtattataatattctgATAATTATcaaatacataaatataaaaaaaaatgcttatATAAATCCATCAATGTTGCATTATCATTActactatattttattattcatttatttttcgtttttttttttgtggttattattataatatacatattttatcaaaatttttactaagtgtacatttttttgtattttctataaatgacaaaaaaaaaaaaaaaacgaaaaatatatgaataataaaatatagatcaAGTTTATATgcaatacatatttttaaggGCAGTAAAAATATTGCTATTAAATTTTGACTCCGTTATTAATacatatcatattttattaaaccgttttatgtttttaatCTAAAGAATTAATTATATGCCACATGTAATGTAGAAAATTTATAACgttatatttttccattattatttctttaattttttttataatttatttaattttttattatgttcTATATAATTCTGCAATATGCCGATTTTTTGCAAAAGGGCCATTTTCaccaataatatataaaaatgcatatgtataaaaaaaaacgtaTCTTTTCAATTTATTAAGAaaagatattatatttaaataaaaataataataggaataaaaaatttcaaCCATTTGTagtcatatttattttattttttcattactCATCATATTCAATGTCTGATAATACAAAGCAGAGTAATAATACTAGTAGCAATCAGAACTACAATAATATTAGCAAAGGATGTGATACAAAAAAGGAGCAAGTATTAGAAAACCAAAAATGTAGCAACAATATTGATTTTTCAAAATGTAGCAACAATAGTGATTTTCCAAAATGTGACAATACTTATGAAGATTCTACATCACTTAAAAgagaagataaaaatatagaaatcgAAGAATCAAGCAATAATAATTTAGTATGTAAAGGATGTGGGGAAAATCtaacaaaaaaattgagTTGCCCTGTatgtttaaaaaacaaaataaacagCTATTTTTGTAATCAAGAGTGTTTTAAACGTTCATGGAAAGAACATTCTAAAATGCATAAAAGTGAAAAGGAGAATAATGAAAAGGATGAAAATAAAGGAACAAaacaaattgaaaaaaacaattttacagaaataacaataaaagaATTATTGCCACAAAATTATGACCCTACTAATAGAAAATATTGGATTTATGATAATCATTtaagtaattttataaattatgattTTACAGGAAACCTAAGACCATGGCCTATatcaaaaatgaattatgtaCCTGACCATATTGAAAAGCCAGATTATGCCATTACTTCAATACCTGCATCAGAAttgaaatataaaagaaaaagtgatatatatgtaaataatagTGATGAAATTGAAAGAATAAAAGAAGCATGTATATTAGGTAGGAAAACTTTAGATTATGCTCATTCATTAGTTTGTCCAGGAATAACAACTGATGAAATTGATAAAAAAGTTCatgattttataattaaaaataatgcatATCCATCCccattaaattattatgaattTCCAAAATCTTGTTGTACATCTGTAAATGAGATAGTATGTCATGGTATACCAGATTATAGACCATTACAAAATGgagatattataaatatagatataagCGTATATTATAAAGGTGTACATGCAGATTTAAATGAAACGTATTTTGTTggagaaaatatatcaaatgaAGCTAAACAACTTGTAGAAACTtgttatttttcattaatggaagcaattaaaaaatgtaaaccTGGtatgttatataaaaatCTTGGAAATATTATAGATGCTTATGTATCTAAAAAACACTTTTCAGTTATTCGTACGTATTCAGGACATGGGGTAGGAAAATTATTTCATTCGAATCCAACTATACCtcattttagaaaaaataaagctGTAGGAATAATGAAACCAGGTCATGTATTTACAATTGAACCTATGATTAATCAAGGACATTATGCAGATGTTTTATGGCCAGATAAATGGACATGCGCAACTGCTGATGGAAAATTATCAGCACAATTTGAACACACTTTATTAGTTACTCAAACTGGAGTTGAAATATTGACAAAAAGATTTCCTGATTCCCCAAGTCTTGGATTTGATACAAAAGATGAGCTATACATTATGtgatttataaaaaatgataaaaaaaaaaaaaaaggcataaattataaatgaattaaataatatgttgTTATGTCGAATCAATATCATGGTACACAATTGTTAatgtgtatttttattttattttatttttttaatgttttaaaattatgtggttaatttttttttattcgtattttcaatttttatgCCCACTTAAATCTGGCATATGgtttatagttttattttgTCTGAAATCAAATTCACCAAATTCACAAAATTCaccaaatttaaatattttacactttttaataaaatttatattatgttcataatttttcattgttataataactcaaatatatttcttttaaaaaagaataaattaagaaaatattaatattttttatttcgaaTTGCTTACCTCATGAACATATTTATTGTGCCACATGTTTTATCTAATTTTAAGTTTGtcaattaaaatatatatgctaatttacatgtacatatattataggCATGTTTCTATTTTTCGAGCTACTcaacatatatacatgtgtgtagctatataaaataattagaaattcgtttttttttttttttttttttttattaagagataattattttcaaacaaataaatagttatatttttgctttttttttagtaaaatgatttaaaactatgaaatatttttgataatgaaaaagctaattgaaaaaaatgtaattaaaataaattataacaCTTTTGTAaatcaatataaaaaagcTTTTAAATGTGAAAAGGATATAATTGATGAAGAACTATatgaacattttattataaaccCTTTTACTTATTCTAGACCATTTGGATGTTTGCTTCCTAATTATAACAACacagaaaaatattatttaaatggaataaatatttttgaaataGTAGATTATGTTACCATAAATGAGcgtttatataaatttgaaaattctggagataataatgatgatagtGATCAAAATGAAGAAGATTTCACCAATTTGCTCGGAAATTcagaaaatgaagatataaTAGACTATAGTAACAGTGAGGTGGAATATggaaatggaaataaaaaggggataaaaaataaaaaatctaacaaaaataatgaaagtatgaaaaataaaggaTACCAAAAAACAGCTAATAACAacatgaataataataacaactTCACTACACaagtaaaaaaatgtaataataaatatcgAAGAATTTTTCGCTTTTTACTATTTGAtggtaaatattttatttatgctTATGAATACGagtttaatgaaaattttaattatcttgaaacaaataaatataaatatccaaaaataattttatataataacccAGTTATTAGACGTAaagtaatattattaaaaaaaaatcaagttattattttatttaaaggGAATACAACaatagaacaaaataattcCAATATAAAAGATGAAGAAATATATCATGATATAGTTAACATTGTtcaaaaaaaagatgaaCTTATTCCTATTTCTACAAAAAATGaatcaaattattataacttatCTGGTAGTTATAATATGTCTAATCAAAATAGGAATCATAATGACGATCCAAATTATTTAAGCagagaaaataatataagacatttttattacgaaaatgaaaaatttaaaaatacatataccAATTCAGCCATTAGAAAAGAcgaacaaaattataattatttcacAAATCaacaaaataacaataataatgataaatacAAACATTTTAAAAGTTGCTCACCCTTAAAACAGGTACCTAATATTGATGAAGATGTACATAATGAAGAtgtacataataaaaatgcacataataaaaatgtatatagtACAAATGCATATAGTACAAATTTTATTCAAACAGACTCAACAAgtaataattcaaaaaataacaatCAACTAATAGATTTAACAGAGGGTTTTTTTTCATCGAAATTTTTCCAAAAATCACCGGATATAAGTAACATATGTAATGATGTTATTATTTTGGatgattaattttttttgttttttttagtaaattAATAATGCTTATATGTCTAATATCCATATTTATGTAATTAGAAAAAGAAACCTATGAGAGggtcaaaaataaaataaaaaaaataaaataaaataaaataaaataaaataaaataaaaaaaaaaaaaataaaaaaaaataaatatatgaccCCCCACCTATTATTAACCACTACACCCGAATAGTTATATTTCATCATGCTTTAAGAACATATTTGAACAATATTTCGTGCAAAAATTGGTGGTATACacatttattatactttgtttttttttttttcaaactgTATAAACAAgtttatgaaaattattcTTTAAATCCCTATATTAGTTGGGCTATTTTAAGGGATAATGCGTTTTATGgctttttattaaaattttacaTGAacaaaacgaaaaaaatatgcacaaaatgaaaaaaaatatgtacataaaaaaatatgcacacacaatgaaaaaatatatgtacataaaaaaaaagtgcacacaaaatgaaaaaatatatgtacataagtaaaaaaatatatgtacataaagtgaaaaaatatgtacaagCTAGGAATAAATTAGGTTGTCTGTCGATCTACACACATCCTCCCATGTTCCgttgttttttaaaattttatatgctCGTTTCATctcatatataattgttttataattttgaggTAAAATATTAGCAACGTTTTTTCCTATTTCGAATGGGTTATCAACGAAAAGGTAATAGGATTCGTAGCTTTTCAATGAtgtaaaattttcataataattatttatgtcaCGTATAGCTATTATAccacttttatatttatagccataaaacttaaaaaattctAACATTAAGGTTGAAATGTCTACATGGCTAGCAtggtcataatttttatcatcgCTACTTACTACACCATTTTggatattcattttttttagttcgTCTCTTATAATAGCATCGTCTTGGCAATACTTACAATCAACACCCATAACATAAAAAGATTTTTCATTTCTTCTGATTGATATATCTTGAAgtgaaattaatatttttggcTCCATAACatattgtaaaaaatgaattgccattaaaattaatgaaaaggATGATAAAAACCCTTTTGAtctatcatttatatttcttttttttgacCAATATTTTAAAGCTATTCCCATTAATTGTAATCTTTTATCTATACTTACATATTTTTGAATTAATTTTGAATTAATTACtgctaaaatattatttactGAAATATCACATGATAGTTGAAATGAATTTTTATGATCATcacaataaaaatgtattattggTACTTTTGCTGAAAATCTTTGTTCAATTATTCCgttatgataattatttaatattaaacatattttttttaaaaaatttatctGATCTTTTCTATTAAGAAGAATTGGAATTTGTATGCATATATCTATGTCACTATTTTTCATCCAAAAACCATTAATAACAGAACCAAATGGAGTAACATgacaatttttaaattgtttattaatttcattttgtaaaaaatttaaaaacatttttatattcttaatATCATTTTGAGATGGTCTTAATGCTATTTCTAATTTATTTAGTTCTTCATTTAAagtgtttattttattactttctctattataatataattgttCAGATTGTGTTATGCATTGGTTTAggactttttttatttccaagTGTTCATTATTTGGAAATTTGGAAATTTCATTATGCCTAGAATTGTGTGTcctatttttatcattattatttttatgtaaatatatatttgtaccATTATCTCTTTCTTTTTCTTGATTTATTTTGCTAgaataataattatcatcttcaatttttctataatactctttatttccattatttttctctagcatatatatttcatcatCTGACTCATCACTATTACTAATGTTATCCGAAAGGTCTTTAGCAACcttaaaatttgttaattggatttttttatttatttcatgtaTTCTATCATGATGTATATATTGATTTTTTATAGTACTAAATTGATATACAAAATTCAAATTCACTATAACTGGTAATGTGAATTGTGACAAACTGTTTATATTTGAACAATAacttaaattatatatttttttatttttttttattatttttgaaatCATCGACAAAAAGTTAGAGttcatttcattttatttattcaaactatttttatatatacatatattattccTCAAAATGTATGATACACCATGATATTACATAAGCTGATAAGAGGTGGCATAATacttattttcaaaaaaaaatttatatcatatgcttttaataattttgcatagtgttcgatttttttttttttttttaccacCCTTTTGGATCAAAAGTAAATATTTCctgttttaaatataaatttatttacgcagttatttgtataaattattttttgggaaataaaaatataagaaaatatatatggaaACCCGCTCTTCATGAGTCTCAAAATTATCCCGTTGTTTTCGGGGAATATAAGCATACCCGATAGGCCGTTACATTGTTATACCATTGTTATACCATTATTATACCATTATTataccattattattattgttattgttattttttcgaTAATTTTTCGATAATTTTTTCTACTATCAGCATCATCGTTgctgttttatttttgtgtaAAAGGCCATGATTTAAAAATCAATTTAAATAGTGAAGATGTGGAGATAGCAATTGCTCAACttatttacataaaaaataaatgcatGACAACTACACGTGCATGTGTATAGATATAATGATTTATCATCATgctttaaaataataaaattcacAACTTACAGATATAATATAATGATTCCTAAATATTTCCATAGGTGTTATACAGATACAAAAGAATcgcttatatatatgtataaaaataataaagtatttttatttagatatgtttttttttatttatttaagcGAATTTAGAAAGGCATAAACTTGTGAATAAATACagaaatttaattaataataatatgcttgtaagctaaaaaaaaaataaataaaattatatgcacaATTAGATGCATGGGTATATATGAGAACATTCTCGATTAAGCATATAGCTATATACCATGTTAAAATATGTCTTTGTGGTATTGTCAAGCacttttaattaaaaaaaaaaaaataaagtatttaaagtaatatataatatggtAAGCATATTTCATgattaaaaattttgaaataaataaagtgGTATATTTGGTTGGtcatttttaatacattCCACCCATGTCACCCATTGGGTTAACCGAATTCATGTGAGATGGCATTTCTTCACTTTTTCCATCTTTTGAATCTACAATTGCAACTTCAGTTGTTGTTAATAAAGATGCTATTGATGCTGCATCTGAAATAGCAGTTTTAACAACTTTGGTGGGATCAATAATTCCTGATTCTAtcatatttacatattttccTTCTTGAGCATTAAATCCcatatttgaatttttttctttgagAATATTTCCTGCAACAACAGATCCTTCATGTCCTGCATTTTCTGCAATTTGTTTGATTGGTGCTTTACAAGCatctttaattatattaactCCGACTCTTTGGTCATAATTATCAGTTTGCACCGAATCTAATTCTTTTGAAGCAAATAATAGTGCACTACCTCCACCTGGTACTATACCTTCTTCAACAGCTGCTTTAGTAGCACATAATGCATCTTGTATTCTATCTTTAATTTCATTAACTTCAACTTCACTTATACCTCCGACTTTTATTAAAGCAACTCCACCAGTAATTTTGGCTAGTCGTTCTtgtaatttttctttttcataatctgatgtattattttttatagcaTTTCTAATACTTTCACATCTTTCACtaatttcttctttttttccTTCACCTTCCATAATTAATGTATTATCTTTAGATACATTTATAGATTTAGCTTTTCCTAAATATGAAATTACATCTGGATCATCTAATTTTAATCCTGCTTCTTCAGTAA
Proteins encoded in this region:
- a CDS encoding methionine aminopeptidase 1b, putative produces the protein MSDNTKQSNNTSSNQNYNNISKGCDTKKEQVLENQKCSNNIDFSKCSNNSDFPKCDNTYEDSTSLKREDKNIEIEESSNNNLVCKGCGENLTKKLSCPVCLKNKINSYFCNQECFKRSWKEHSKMHKSEKENNEKDENKGTKQIEKNNFTEITIKELLPQNYDPTNRKYWIYDNHLSNFINYDFTGNLRPWPISKMNYVPDHIEKPDYAITSIPASELKYKRKSDIYVNNSDEIERIKEACILGRKTLDYAHSLVCPGITTDEIDKKVHDFIIKNNAYPSPLNYYEFPKSCCTSVNEIVCHGIPDYRPLQNGDIINIDISVYYKGVHADLNETYFVGENISNEAKQLVETCYFSLMEAIKKCKPGMLYKNLGNIIDAYVSKKHFSVIRTYSGHGVGKLFHSNPTIPHFRKNKAVGIMKPGHVFTIEPMINQGHYADVLWPDKWTCATADGKLSAQFEHTLLVTQTGVEILTKRFPDSPSLGFDTKDELYIM
- a CDS encoding nucleotidyltransferase, putative; this translates as MNSNFLSMISKIIKKNKKIYNLSYCSNINSLSQFTLPVIVNLNFVYQFSTIKNQYIHHDRIHEINKKIQLTNFKVAKDLSDNISNSDESDDEIYMLEKNNGNKEYYRKIEDDNYYSSKINQEKERDNGTNIYLHKNNNDKNRTHNSRHNEISKFPNNEHLEIKKVLNQCITQSEQLYYNRESNKINTLNEELNKLEIALRPSQNDIKNIKMFLNFLQNEINKQFKNCHVTPFGSVINGFWMKNSDIDICIQIPILLNRKDQINFLKKICLILNNYHNGIIEQRFSAKVPIIHFYCDDHKNSFQLSCDISVNNILAVINSKLIQKYVSIDKRLQLMGIALKYWSKKRNINDRSKGFLSSFSLILMAIHFLQYVMEPKILISLQDISIRRNEKSFYVMGVDCKYCQDDAIIRDELKKMNIQNGVVSSDDKNYDHASHVDISTLMLEFFKFYGYKYKSGIIAIRDINNYYENFTSLKSYESYYLFVDNPFEIGKNVANILPQNYKTIIYEMKRAYKILKNNGTWEDVCRSTDNLIYS